The following proteins come from a genomic window of Campylobacter concisus:
- a CDS encoding disulfide bond formation protein B produces MESMQDKMSQSFTRSTEISAGWGDDEKLFFNLFALAALALIALPVGIACLVLGFGMGDSPCIMCWHERFCMVAISFMALVIVRYGFKVKYLAAILFLACLGLYDGFLHYSLDGTGGGYLDIKQGFGLEILGAHTQFWVVVVHFCVIIFLGVILLLGKNVGKIMQKSEEGAYGAVLPKFALGKIAVVAFAIIMAFNCIQAFITAGPPPYLASATPSRMSIDPSKWFWELDHWEETEIDFRESWNPKLPNLPK; encoded by the coding sequence ATGGAAAGTATGCAAGATAAAATGTCTCAAAGCTTCACCCGCAGCACCGAAATTTCTGCGGGCTGGGGCGATGATGAGAAGCTATTTTTCAACCTTTTTGCCCTCGCGGCGCTCGCTCTCATCGCTTTGCCAGTAGGTATCGCATGCCTTGTTTTGGGCTTTGGTATGGGCGATAGTCCCTGTATTATGTGTTGGCATGAGAGATTTTGCATGGTAGCGATCTCGTTTATGGCGCTAGTTATCGTTAGATACGGCTTTAAGGTCAAATACCTCGCTGCAATCCTCTTTTTAGCGTGCCTTGGGCTTTACGACGGCTTTTTACACTATAGCCTTGACGGCACGGGCGGCGGCTACCTCGACATCAAGCAAGGCTTCGGGCTTGAAATTTTAGGCGCACACACGCAGTTTTGGGTCGTAGTGGTACATTTTTGCGTCATTATATTTTTGGGTGTGATTTTGCTGCTAGGCAAAAACGTAGGTAAAATAATGCAAAAAAGCGAAGAGGGCGCATACGGCGCGGTTTTACCCAAATTTGCGCTAGGCAAGATAGCCGTGGTGGCCTTTGCTATCATCATGGCTTTTAACTGCATCCAGGCTTTCATCACGGCAGGCCCTCCGCCCTATCTAGCCTCCGCGACGCCTTCGCGCATGAGCATCGATCCGTCAAAGTGGTTTTGGGAGCTTGATCACTGGGAAGAAACCGAAATTGATTTTCGCGAAAGCTGGAATCCAAAACTACCGAATTTACCGAAGTGA
- a CDS encoding ATP-binding protein, producing the protein MLDQLFLKSNDLIRLNNHKFKRYFIDSKDLSHRLIVILGQRGIGKTTTLAQLASKNKDSLYLSLDDIEISNDITSIIREFVLNGGKHLYLDEIHKSKDISAVLKFAYDNFKELNIVATGSSALEVLKNSHDLSRRAIVYKMIGMSFREYAGLRYDINLEAVELTNLLASHQEIAVDIINTLKQKELAVIKLFREYLKVGYYPYYNDMPNDTAFYRTLKQSIEATIDSDLLSIYPNLNGNTARKLKILTHAISTNVPYQPNYSSLKSLVDIRDDRTLKEYLAMLDSAGLIRLLMKNELAIKNMDKADKIYLENTNLMYINSPEIGNVRETFFANQLGNITEIYSGKAGDFIVGEFVFEIGGAKKSFEQIKDMPNSFIVADDIEVGVGNKIPLWLFGFLY; encoded by the coding sequence TTGCTAGATCAACTTTTTTTAAAGAGCAATGACCTTATAAGGTTAAATAATCATAAATTCAAAAGATATTTTATAGATTCCAAGGATTTATCTCATAGGCTTATTGTTATCCTTGGGCAAAGAGGTATAGGTAAAACAACTACTTTGGCTCAGCTTGCCAGTAAAAACAAAGATAGTCTTTACTTAAGTCTAGATGACATAGAGATATCAAACGATATAACCTCGATTATAAGAGAGTTTGTATTAAATGGTGGAAAGCATCTATACCTAGATGAAATTCATAAGAGTAAAGACATATCGGCTGTATTAAAATTTGCCTATGATAATTTTAAAGAGTTAAACATAGTAGCTACTGGCTCATCTGCTCTTGAAGTGTTAAAAAACTCTCATGATTTAAGTAGAAGAGCGATCGTATATAAGATGATTGGAATGAGTTTTAGGGAGTATGCAGGGCTAAGATACGACATAAATTTAGAAGCGGTTGAGCTTACAAATTTGCTCGCAAGCCATCAGGAGATAGCTGTTGATATTATTAATACTTTAAAACAAAAAGAGCTAGCAGTCATTAAGCTTTTCAGAGAGTATCTAAAGGTAGGCTACTACCCATATTATAACGATATGCCAAATGATACTGCCTTTTATCGGACTCTAAAACAAAGTATAGAGGCTACGATAGATAGCGATCTTTTAAGCATATATCCAAATTTAAACGGCAACACAGCAAGAAAGCTAAAGATCTTAACTCATGCTATAAGCACAAACGTCCCATATCAACCAAACTACTCAAGCCTAAAATCGCTTGTTGATATAAGGGATGATAGGACGCTAAAAGAGTATCTTGCTATGCTTGATAGTGCTGGACTTATAAGGCTTTTAATGAAAAACGAGCTTGCTATAAAAAATATGGATAAGGCAGACAAAATTTACCTTGAAAATACAAATTTAATGTATATAAATAGCCCAGAAATAGGAAATGTGAGAGAAACATTCTTTGCCAATCAGCTTGGAAATATTACTGAAATTTACTCAGGCAAAGCCGGAGATTTTATAGTAGGCGAATTTGTCTTTGAAATAGGCGGAGCCAAAAAGAGCTTTGAGCAGATTAAGGATATGCCAAATTCATTTATAGTGGCAGATGATATTGAAGTAGGGGTTGGAAATAAAATTCCACTTTGGCTGTTTGGGTTTTTATACTAG